The Humulus lupulus chromosome 4, drHumLupu1.1, whole genome shotgun sequence genome has a window encoding:
- the LOC133831319 gene encoding cytochrome P450 94C1-like codes for MAEFETLTFSLLFWLLLVTIIIIFKLIVRPKLWCNCKICQSYLTSNWSNQFVNLCDWYSHLLTKSPTKTIHIHVLGNIITANPDNVEYMLKTRFENFPKGKPFSAILGDFLGQGIFNVDGELWRFQRKMSSLELDRYSIKSFAFEIINSEIQTRLLPRLTSFVPNGAVLELQDLFRRFSFDTICRFSFGLDPARLEAISSVPMSEFAFSFDLASRLSAERAMTASPLVWKVKRLFNLGSEKKLKEAIAVIDCLAQEVIKQKRTVGFSSHKDLLSRFMRTVNDDEKFLRDIIVSFLLAGRDTVASALTSFFWLMAKNPAAQQAIRAEADRVIGSDQTVKRFEQMEELHYLQAAIYECMRLYPPIQFDSKFCVKDDVLPDGTFVKRGTRVTYHPYAMGRTEEIWGPDCLEFKPERWLNDGVFFSQNQYKYPVFQAGLRVCLGKDMAMVELKSVALSLLLRFEIELAALPQYRTPRFSPGLTATFSGGLPVVVRERRTVDISS; via the coding sequence ATGGCGGAATTTGAAACTCTTACTTTCTCGCTTCTCTTTTGGCTATTATTAGTgaccataataataatattcaaattaatAGTGAGGCCAAAACTATGGTGTAATTGCAAAATATGCCAGAGTTATTTGACGTCGAATTGGTCAAACCAATTCGTTAATCTTTGCGATTGGTACTCCCACCTCCTCACAAAATCTCCAACCAAAACCATCCACATACACGTATTGGGCAATATCATTACGGCTAACCCTGACAACGTCGAGTACATGCTCAAGACTCGCTTTGAAAATTTCCCAAAAGGCAAGCCTTTCTCTGCAATATTGGGAGACTTTTTAGGTCAAGGTATATTCAACGTCGACGGCGAGCTTTGGAGGTTCCAAAGAAAGATGTCCAGTCTCGAACTGGATAGGTATTCCATAAAGTCTTTTGCTTTCGAGATTATCAATAGCGAGATTCAAACGCGGCTCCTCCCACGCCTCACGTCGTTTGTACCCAACGGCGCCGTTTTGGAGTTACAGGACTTGTTTCGCCGGTTCTCTTTCGACACCATATGTCGATTCTCGTTCGGGCTCGACCCGGCTCGTCTCGAGGCGATTTCGTCGGTGCCCATGTCAGAGTTTGCCTTCTCCTTCGACTTGGCTTCCAGACTCTCTGCCGAGCGAGCCATGACGGCATCGCCGCTGGTCTGGAAAGTTAAGAGACTGTTCAATTTGGGGTCTGAGAAGAAGCTGAAAGAGGCTATTGCGGTGATCGATTGTCTAGCTCAAGAAGTGATTAAGCAGAAGAGGACAGTTGGGTTTTCGAGTCACAAAGATCTCTTGTCACGTTTCATGCGTACGGTCAACGATGATGAAAAGTTTTTGAGAGACATCATAGTGAGCTTTCTCTTAGCAGGGAGAGACACTGTTGCATCAGCTTTGACGAGCTTCTTCTGGCTCATGGCCAAAAACCCGGCTGCCCAACAGGCCATCCGGGCCGAAGCGGATCGTGTTATCGGGTCAGATCAAACCGTTAAGAGGTTTGAGCAAATGGAGGAGCTTCATTACTTGCAGGCGGCGATATACGAGTGCATGAGGCTTTATCCTCCGATACAGTTTGATTCGAAGTTTTGTGTAAAAGACGACGTTTTGCCTGATGGGACTTTCGTCAAGAGAGGGACTAGGGTTACATACCACCCTTATGCCATGGGCAGGACAGAGGAGATTTGGGGACCTGATTGCCTGGAGTTCAAGCCCGAGAGGTGGTTAAACGACGGCGTTTTCTTCTCTCAGAATCAGTATAAGTACCCCGTATTTCAAGCCGGGCTTAGGGTGTGTTTGGGGAAAGATATGGCCATGGTGGAGCTCAAAAGCGTGGCACTCTCTCTGCTCCTCCGCTTCGAAATCGAGCTAGCGGCTCTGCCACAATATCGGACACCGCGGTTCTCTCCGGGCCTCACAGCCACCTTCAGCGGCGGCCTTCCGGTGGTGGTGAGAGAAAGGAGAACTGTGGATATTTCATCGTGA